The proteins below come from a single Triticum aestivum cultivar Chinese Spring chromosome 5D, IWGSC CS RefSeq v2.1, whole genome shotgun sequence genomic window:
- the LOC123119108 gene encoding uncharacterized protein, protein MGKKGIVVATTVVAVMTVIFGVISAVFLGQRRYEDDHDDRSVCKYERSPATACGVVAAVLALTTQVLASVAICCCGAWQNPKRANRIAAVVFYVISWILAIIAVLAFLGGALLGIEGSMEKTIGNSSCVGGVAVFVEATFLFLVVVALVVSSYLLIQRNDHYEATAGNNPPLVPTATSPSAPTATSKDSAYASTPAPANQV, encoded by the exons ATGGGGAAGAAAGGTATAGTGGTGGCGACCACCGTCGTCGCCGTGATGACTGTCATCTTCGGAGTCATCAGCGCGGTTTTCTTGGGACAG AGACGCTATGAGGATGACCACGATGACCGCAGCGTGTGTAAGTACGAGCGATCGCCGGCGACGGCTTGCGGCGTCGTGGCGGCCGTGCTGGCGCTAACGACACAGGTTCTCGCCAGCGTGGCCATCTGCTGCTGTGGGGCATGGCAGAATCCCAAGAGGGCCAATCGCATCGCCGCCGTCGTTTTCTATGTCATCTCATG GATCCTAGCGATCATAGCGGTGCTAGCTTTCCTGGGAGGCGCCCTATTAGGGATTGAAGGATCTATGGAGAAAACTATTGGGAATAGTAGTTGTGTCGGAGGTGTCGCAGTTTTCGTGGAAGCGACATTTCTGTTTCTTGTAGTTGTCGCCCTTGTGGTCTCCTCGTATCTTCTTATTCAGAGAAATGACCACTACGAAGCAACCGCGGGCAATAATCCTCCTTTGGTACCAACCGCTACATCTCCTTCGGCACCAACAGCTACATCTAAAGACAGCGCCTACGCTTCTACTCCTGCGCCAGCAAATCAAGTCTGA